The DNA segment CTGCGACGACGTGGTGCACGGACTGCTGCTGATCGTCTCCGAGCTGGTCACGAACGCGGTCCGGCACGCGGCGCTGCTGTCGCCGATGCTCGCCGTGGAGGTGGCCGTCGGGGCCGAGTGGGTGCGGGTGTCGGTGGAGGACAACCACCCCTACCGCCCGACCGCCCTGGAGGCCGACCACGGCCAGACCGGTGGACGGGGCCTGCTGCTGGTCCGTGAGGTGGCCCGGGAGGCGGGCGGGGTGGTCGACGTGGAGCACACCGCGAGCGGCGGCAAGGTGATCTGGGCCGCCCTGCCGCTCAAGCCCGCGACCCTGCTGTAGGGGACCGGCCGCGCGGGCGGCTACCCCGGGTCGCGCGGGCCGGTACCCCGGGTCGCGGGGGCCGACTACCAGCCCGCGTGGGGGCCCGTCAGTTCCCTGATCGCCGGCCGGGCCGCGTCCAGCACGGTCATGAACCAGGCGGAGAACGGCTCCCGGGCGTGCCGCTCCGCGAGCTCGGCGGCCGTCACGAAGGCGGTCGCGCCGATCTCCTCGGGGTCCGGGGCGAGCGAGGCCTGCACCAGGCCGACGAACAGGTGGTTGTACTCCTGCTCGACCAAGCCCGAGGCCGGGTCCGGGTGGTTGTAGCGGACCGTGCCCGCCTGGGCCATGAGCGACGGCGAGACGCCCAGCTCCTCGTACGTCCGCCGGGCCGCCGCCGCGAAGGGTGCCTCGCCGGGGTAGGGGTGGCCGCAGCACGTGTTGGACCACACACCGGGGGAGTGGTACTTGCCGAGCGCCCGCTGCTGGAGCAGCAGCCGGCCCTGCTCGTCGAAGAGGAACACCGAGAACGCCCGGTGCAGCTGTCCCGGCGGCTGGTGGGCGGCGAGCTTCTCAGCGGTGCCGATCGTCACGCCGCTCTCGTCGACCAGTTCCAGCAAAATCGCCTCTGTGGCGCCGTTCGACGAGCTGTGCGTCTCGGTGGCAGGTGTGATCGGCATACCCATCCTTAGCCTCGGTCTTCGCACCCCAAGTCTGCCGTACGAATCCGGCACTCCCGGCACTTCCCCCGCACGTCCGCATGTCCGCATGTCCCGCGCACGGGGTGGCGCCGCAAGGGGGGACTCGATAGGGGATCGTGCCCGGGGCCCGACTCCGGGAACCTCGGTGACGTGTCGAACACAAGTGCACACGTTCAGCATGCCGCCGGCTCCGCGTGCGATGTCCCGCGACTCCGCCCAGGGACCCTCAACTCCGCCCAGGGACCCTCAGTGGCAGAGCCGCGACTCGTGCGCCGCGTGCCCGCTCGGCTCCAGCTGGAAGGTGCAGTGTTCCACGTCGAAGTGGCCGCCGAGGCAGCCCTGCAGCTCGTGCAGCATCTTCTCGTGGCCGATGGCGTTCAGCACGTCCGTGCTGACCACCACGTGCGCGGACACCACGGGCATGCCGGAGGTGATCGTCCAGGCGTGCAGATCGTGCACGTCCTCGACGCCGTCCAGACCCAGGATGTGGGCCCGGACCTCCGCCATGTCGACGTCCTTCGGGGCCGCCTCCAGCAGCACGTCCAGCGTCTCGCGCAGCAGCTTCAGCGTCCTCGGGACGATCATCAGGGCGATGGTCAGCGAGGCGATCGGGTCGGCGATCTGCCAGCCGGTGGTCAGGATCACGGCCGCCGAGATGATCACCGCCAACGAGCCCAGCGCGTCCGCGGCGACCTCCAGGAAGGCGCCGCGCACGTTCAGGCTCTCCTTCTGCCCGCGCATCAGCAGGACGAGTGACACGCTGTTCGCCACCAGGCCGATCCCACCGAACAGCATCATCAGACCGCCCCGCGTGTCCGCGGGTGTGACGAACCGCTCGACCGCCTCGAACAGCACGTATCCGCCGACGCCGAGCAGCAGCAGGCAGTTGGCCAGGGCGGCGAGGATCTCGGCGCGGGCGTAGCCGAAGGTGCGGTTGGTGCTCGGCGGCCGGTTGGCGAAATGGATGGCGAGCAGCGCCATGCCGAGACCCACCGCGTCGGTCGCCATGTGCGCGGCGTCCGCGATCAGGGCCAGCGAGTCCGCGAGCAGACCGCCGGCGATCTCGACCACCA comes from the Streptomyces sp. NBC_00820 genome and includes:
- the idi gene encoding isopentenyl-diphosphate Delta-isomerase, yielding MPITPATETHSSSNGATEAILLELVDESGVTIGTAEKLAAHQPPGQLHRAFSVFLFDEQGRLLLQQRALGKYHSPGVWSNTCCGHPYPGEAPFAAAARRTYEELGVSPSLMAQAGTVRYNHPDPASGLVEQEYNHLFVGLVQASLAPDPEEIGATAFVTAAELAERHAREPFSAWFMTVLDAARPAIRELTGPHAGW
- a CDS encoding ATP-binding protein, which encodes MDDHGHGGVPRPAEGGARQPPGPLPYEGVWRFTAAAVDASVPQARHAVRDLLLRQGVPVCDDVVHGLLLIVSELVTNAVRHAALLSPMLAVEVAVGAEWVRVSVEDNHPYRPTALEADHGQTGGRGLLLVREVAREAGGVVDVEHTASGGKVIWAALPLKPATLL
- a CDS encoding cation diffusion facilitator family transporter, with amino-acid sequence MGAGHDHGHTHAPRTGTAAAAYRGRLRVALCITLTIMVVEIAGGLLADSLALIADAAHMATDAVGLGMALLAIHFANRPPSTNRTFGYARAEILAALANCLLLLGVGGYVLFEAVERFVTPADTRGGLMMLFGGIGLVANSVSLVLLMRGQKESLNVRGAFLEVAADALGSLAVIISAAVILTTGWQIADPIASLTIALMIVPRTLKLLRETLDVLLEAAPKDVDMAEVRAHILGLDGVEDVHDLHAWTITSGMPVVSAHVVVSTDVLNAIGHEKMLHELQGCLGGHFDVEHCTFQLEPSGHAAHESRLCH